A window of Variovorax paradoxus genomic DNA:
CGCTCGGCACGCCGCCCGATGTGCTGGCCGACTCCACGCGCTACGCCCGCATCATGCTGATCGCGATGCCGGGTCTCTTCGTGTTCCTGCTGGCCACCGCCATGCTGCGCGGCGTGGGCGACACCGTCACGCCGCTGCTCACGCTGATGATCTCCACGCTGATCGGGCTGGTGGTCACGCCCGCGCTCATCCGCGGCTGGGGCGGCCTGCCGCAGCTGGGCGTGGCGAGCGGCGCCTGGGCCTCGGTGCTGTCGTTCACGGTGGCGACCATCTGGCTGGGCTTCCGGCTGCGCCAGCGCAAGAGCCCGCTCGCGCCCGACGCGGAGTTCATGCGCAACCTGCGCATCCAGCCGCAACTGCTCAAGGCGGTGCTCAAGATCGGCGTGCCCACGGGCGTGCAGATGATCGTGGTCGCGCTGGCCGAAGTGGTGCTGCTGTCGATGGTCAACAGCTACGGCTCCAGCGCCACGGCCGCGTACGGCGCGGTGAACCAGGTGGTGGCGTACGTGCAGTTCCCGGCCATCTCGATCGCCATCACCGCGTCGATCCTCGGCGCGCAGGCCATCGGCGCCGGCCGAGCCAACCGGCTGGGCGCCATCGCCAAGACCGCGCTGCTCATGAACGTGGTGCTGACCGGCGGCCTGGTGGTGCTGGGCTACCTGTTCTCGCGCCATCTCATGGCGTTCTTCATCACGAGCGAGCCGGTGCTCGAGATCGCACAGACGCTGCTGCACATCATGCTGTGGAGCCTGGTGATCTTCGGCATGGCTTCGGCGCTGTCGGGGATCATGCGGGCCAGCGGCTCGGTGCTGGTGCCGACGCTGATCTCCATCGTCTGCATCCTGGGCGTGGAAGTGCCGGTGGCGTATGCCATGAGCCATCGCCTCGGGCTGGACGGCATCTGGATCGCCTACCCGGTGACATTCGGCGCGATGCTGCTGCTGCAGACCGCGTACTACCAGCTGGTGTGGCGCAAGAAGGCGATCCACCGGCTGGTGTAGCCCACGTCAGGGCCACGGCGGCGGCGGATTGTCACGCCCCGTCGTAGGCCTTGCGCACTTCGGCGATGTCGAGCTTGACCATCTTCATCATCGCCTGCATCGCACGCGCGGCCTTGGCCGGGTCCTTGTCCTGGAACATCTGGATCAGGCCGTCGGGCACGATCTGCCACGACACGCCGTAGCGGTCGGTGATCCAGCCGCACTGCACCGGCTCGCCGCCGCCTTCGAGCAGCTTGTTCCAGTAGTTGTCGACCTCGGCCTGCGTCTTGCACTTCAGGTACATCGAAATGGCCGGCGTGAACTTGTACTGCGGGCCGCCGTTGATCAACATGAACTCCTGACCTTCGAGTTCGAAGGTCGCGGTGAGCAGCGATCCTTTCAGCTCTGGGTTGGTGTCGCCCCAGAGCAGTTTGTCGGTCACGCGCGAGTTCGGAAAAATGGCCGTGTAGAACTTCAGCGCGTCTTCGCCGTTGCGGTCGAACCATAGGCAGGGAACGATCTTTTGCACAGGAGGCTCCTTTGCTTCGATGATGAACCAGAGAGTTCAGTATCGAAGCGCCGCGCGCCCTTTGTCAACCGGGCCTGCGCCTGTCAGAGGGAAGTTCGCATGCAGCGAGGCGGTCCACAATGGGTCATGACCGCTCCGACCTCCCGCCGCTTCAAACGCCGCGCCGCGATGCTCGCGTGCGTCATCGCCACGCTGCAGCAGGCCCATGCGGCCGACACAACGTCGTTCCCCGATGCCGCCGCGAGCGACCCCGCCAGGCTCGGCTGGATGACCGGCTCCCCGCCGCCCGCCGACCGCACGCTGCGCTTCGAGGACGGCAGCTACTTCCAGTTTCCGGCCATGCGCTGGAGCGTGTCGAACTTCCGCCAGCTGATGCCGACCATGAACGTCTCGCGCGGACTGGGCGCGCCCGGCAAGCTGGCCTATGCGCTGCGCAGCGACATCGACGCGCTGACCTTCACGCCGCTCGGCGCAACGGCACCGATGAGCTGGGAACAATCGCTGGCCGCCACCTACACCGACGGCATCGTGGTGCTGCATCGCGGCCGCGTGGTCTACGAGCGCTACTTCGGCGTGCTGAAGGACGACGGGCAGCATGGCGCCATGTCGGTCACCAAATCGGTGGTGGGTACGCTCGGCGCCATGCTCGTGGCCGAGGGCACGCTCGATGCGGGCAAGCAGGTGGCCGACTACGTGCCCGAACTTTCCAGATCGGCCTTCGGCAACGCCACCGTGCGCCAGGTGCTCGACATGACCACCGGCCTGAAATTCAGCGAGGACTACGCCGACCCCAACGCCGAGGTCTGGGCCCATGCGCAGGCCGGCAACCCGCTGCCGAAGCCCAAGGACTACACCGGCCCGCGCAGCTACTACGAGTTCCTGCAGACCGTGCAACCCGAAGGCCGGCACGGCGAAGCCTTCGGCTACAAGACCGTCAACTCCGACGTGCTGGGCTGGGTCATCGCGCGCGCCGCGGGGCGCAACGTGGCGCAGCTGCTGTCGGAACGCATCTGGCGGCGCATCGGCGCAGAACAGGACGCCTACTTCAGCGTCGACTCCATCGGCACGCCGTTTGCCGGCGGCGGCCTCAACACCGGCCTGCGAGACCTGGCGCGCTTCGGCGAAATGCTGCGCAACGACGGCCGCTTCAACGGCCAGCAGATCGTGCCCAAGGCAGCCGTCGACGACATCCGCAACGGCGGCGACAAGGCCGCGTTCGCCAAGGCCGACTACCCGTTGCTCAAGGGCTGGAGCTACCGCGACATGTGGTGGGTCACGCACAACGACCACGGCGCCTTCATGGCGCGCGGCGTGCACGGCCAGCGCATCTATGTCGATCCGAAGGCGCAGATGGTCATCGCGCGCTTCGCCTCGCACCCGGTGGCAAGCAATTCGGCCAACGACCCGGTCACGCTGCCGGCCTTCGAGGCGTTGGGCCGGCATCTGCTGGGCCGCGGCAAGTAGCCTTCGTGGGGTGGCGCAAAGGGTAGGCGTTTCGCCTGCCGGGATAGGAAGCGCAATGGCTACCCTTCCCCCGGCTGCGACTGCTGGTCGGTCGCTCCAGCGCCTAGAAGCCGTAAAGCGCCGCAGGGTTGTCCACGAGGATGCGACGCCGCGCATCCTCGCTGGTCGCCCACGAAAACAGCAGGTCGTACAGCGGCGCGCTTTCGGGCCTCGGGTCGCGCCCGGGATGCGGCCAGTTGCTGGCCCAGAGGCAGCGCTCCGGAAACTGCTCGGCCAGCGTGCGCGCCAGAAGGCTCACGTCGTCGTAGCCGGGTGCGCCGGTCTTCGAGGTTTCGTAGGGTGCCGAGAGCTTGATCCACACGCGCCCCGAATCGAGCACGCGCAGCAGCGACTGGAACGACGGATGGCTCGGCGCCACCGGCTCCAGGAACTTGCCGTTGTGGTCGAGCACCAGCCGGCACGGCAGGCGCTTGAGCACCGCTTCATGCTCGGGCATGGTGCGGCCGTCGAGCTGCAGGTTCACCATCCAGTCGACGTTGGCGAGCCGCGCGGCCATCGGCTCGAGCGACGCCCAACCCAGCACGCCGCCGATCATCATGTAGCGCACGCCGCGCATGCCGCCCGCGTGCAGGCGCTCGATCTCCGCGTCGGCCACGTCGGGCGCGACCAACGCGATGCCGCGCGCCGCATTGCCGAACTGCGCCAGCGCGTCGAGGGTGCAGCTGTTGTCGAAACCGTAGCCGGTCGGTTGCACCACCACCGCGCGGTCGATGCCCAGCGGCTGCTGCACCTGTTCGCGATATGCCGACACAGGCGAATGCGGCGGCACCCACGCGACGTTGGGGATCAGCGGAAAGCGGTCTTCGTATATGTGGACATGGCAGTCGCAGGCGCCCGCATAGCGGGTGTTCCGGGTGGGTTCCATGGAGTGTTCTCTTGGTGTGGTCTTATCGAACGGGACGATTCAGGCCTCGGCGACGAAGGCCCGCTGCCAGCGGTAGGCTTCGGCCGCGTTCACCGCTCCCTTGGGCGCCCTGCCCTGGAAGATCTCGGCCAGTTGCGACACGGTTTCCATCGCCTGGTGCTCCACCGCCGGCGGCGTGAGCCCGCCGATGTGCGGCGTCGCGATCACGCGCGGATGCGCCGCCACGCGCGGCGACGGCATCTGGTCGGGCGCACGGCCCACGTCGAGCGCGCAGCCGGCGATGGTGCCGGCATCGAGCGCCGCAAGCAGCGCGTCTTCATCGACGAGGTTGCCGCGCGACGCGTTGATGAAAAACGCACCGGGCCGCATCCGCGCGAAGGCCGCGGCATTCATCAGGTTCTCGGTCGCCTCGGTGGCCGCGGCCAGGCAGACGACGAAGTCCGATTGCGCGAGCAAGTCATCGAAGCCCACCTGCACGAACTCCGCGCGCTCCGTGGCCGTGTGCGGATCGTGCACCACGATGCGCATGCCCAGCGCCAGTGCCACGTCGCACAGGTAGCGGCCGATCTGACCGTAGCCGATCACGCCCAGCGTGCTGCCGCGCAGCTCGCGCCCCATCACCGGCGGCGCGGCCTGCCCCGCGTGGTACAGCGCGCTCGACGCGCTGATGTGGCGGCCCAGGTCGATCATCACGCCCACGATCCACTCCGACACCGAAGGGATGAACCCCGCGCTCGCCTGCGTCACCAGCACGCCGTGCCGGCTGGCCGAGGCCACGTCGATGTTGCGGATGTCGATGGCGCAGCGCACGAAGGCCTTGAGTTGCGGCAGCGCCGCGAACAGCGCCTCGTCGCCCGCCGTCTGGCGGTAGGAAATGATGGCGTCGCAGTCTTGCGCCAGCTCCGCGAGCCGGGCGGACGACAGGTCGGTGTCGGTGGGGTTGAAGCGCACCTGCGCGATGGCCCGCAGGGCCGCGGCCGCGCGGTCGCCGAAATAGTGGGCAAGTTTGCTCTGCGGATGGCTGACGAAAACCGTGGTCATGAAGAAGAGAAAAGAGCTTTGATCAGAAGAGAAATCAGCCGCGCGGCGGCGCCACCGAATCGCGCGCCACCAGCGTCGGCGCGAAGATGAATTCCTGGGTCGGCATCGACGGGTCCGACAGCCGGCTCATCACCCGCTCGACCATCACCTGCGCCATCTCGGGCACCGGCACGCGCACCGAGGTCATGGCCGGGTGCATGAGCGTGGAAAGGAACACGTTGTCGATGCCGACCACCGACACGTCCTGCGGCACCGACAGCCCCGCATCGCGGAAACCGGCCATCAGGCCGAAGGCCAGGAGGTCGTTCACGCCGATCACGCCGGTCGGTCGCATGGCGGACGCAGCCAGCTGGCCGGCCTGCATGCGGCCCAGTTCGCTCATCATCGAATCGCCGTACTCGTCGACCGGCAGTCCTTCGACGACCTGCGCGCTGCCCTCCAGGCCCGCGCCCCGCGCAGCGGCCAGGAAGCCGGCGATCTTTTCGCTGCGGCTCATGGTGCGGCCCGACGGCGTGACGAAGGCCAGCCGCCTGTGCCCCTGCTCGATCAGGTGCTGCGTCGCGATGCGCGACGACTCGAAGCTGTCGACCGTCACGTGGTCGATCACCGAGGCCCCGCCCGATGCGTCGGGCGTGGCGCGCCGGTCGTAGCTCACCACCACCAGCCCACGGCTGGCCGCGGCCTCCACGTGCTGCTCGTCGACCAGCGACGAGATGATGATGACCCCGCGCACGCCGTGCGCCATCAGGTCTTCGAAGAAGTGGGCTTCCTTGTCGGCATCGCGGTAGGTGTTGCCGATCATGATGCGAAAGCCGTAGCGCTCCTGTGCCAGCGTCTCGACCTCGCGGGCGATGAAGCCGTACATCGGGTTGGCCATCGACGGCACCAGGAGGCCGATGAGCGGCGTGTACCCGGTCTTGAGCTGCCGCGCCGAGGTGTTGGGCCGGTACTTGAGTTCGCGGATCGCCGCCTCGACGCGTGCGAGCGTCTCCTTGGCCATGCGGTCGCTGCGCCCGTTCAGCACATTCGACACGGTGCTGGTCGAAACGCCCGCCCGCTGGGCCACATCGCTGATTCTGCTCACGGAGTCTCCGGTCTTTGTCTGTTCTGCTTCACTGGAATTCGCTCACATCCCCATGCGCATCGGCAGCCACGTGGAGAAGGCCGGCACCAACACCAGCACCACGAGGGTAACGAACAACACGGCCAGGTATTTGAGCATCGGCCGGGCGACGTCCTTCACCTGCGTGCCGGTGATGGCGCAGGTGGCGAACAGGCCCAGCCCGACCGGCGGCGCGAACAGGCCGAAGCCCATGGCGATCACCATCACCGTGCCGAAGTGCAGCGGGTTCACCCCCAGCTGCGAGGCGATGGGCGTGAGCAGCGGCCCGAAGATGATGAGCGCCGGCGCGCCTTCGAGGATGGCGCCGAACACGATCATGATGAGCACCGACAGCATCACGAACATCGTGCTGCCGTACGAATGCGCAAAGCCGATCATGAACTCCGACAGGTACTGCGGAATCTGCTGGATCGTGAGCGCGAACGACAGGCTCGACGCCGCCGCCACGATGAACAGAATGCCGCCCGCCATCGACGCGGAACGCACGAAGAGCCGCGCCACCGACTTCACCGTCAGCTCGCGAAAGGCCAGCCAGCCCACCACCAGCGCATAGATCACCGCGAACGAAGACACCTCGGTCGAGGTGGCGACGCCCGAGGTCACGCCCTTGCCGATCATCGCCACCATCACCAGCGCCACCAGTGCGCCGCCGAGCAGGCGAAACATGGGCGTGCGCACGTCGAAGGCTTCGTCGGGGTTGATCTTGGTGCCCACGTAGATGGTCACCGCCGCCAGCGACACCGCCAGCACCACGGCCGGCACCAGCCCCGCCATGAACAAGCCGGCAATCGAGATGTTGGCCACGAAGCCCATGATGATCATGTTGATGCAGGGCGGAATGGTCTCGGCCATCACCGCGGTGCAGGCCAGCAGGCCGGCCGTCTCGTTCGGGTCCTGCTTGGTCTTGCGCACCGCCGGCATGATGATGCCGCCCACCGCAGCGATGTCGGCCAGCTTGGAGCCCGATACGCCCGAGAAGAACGCGGTGGCCGTGATGGTGATGAGCCCCAGCCCGCCGCGCAGCCGCCCGAACATGCGCAGCAGCAGCTCGATGAGCCGCGACGACATGCCGTTGGCCTCCATCAGCAGCCCGGCCAGCACGAAGAACGGAATCGCCAGCAGCACATAGTGGTCGGTGCCCGCCATCACCTGCTGCGAATACACCAGCATCGGCAGCGACGGGTCGGCCATGAAGAACACCAGCGACGAAAGCGCGAGCACGAAGGCAATCGGCATGCCCAGCGCCATTCCGCCGAAGAAGCCGGCCGCGAGCAGCGCCCAGGGCGCAATGGCGTGCGCGCTCATCAGCGTGTTCCAGGCGACCACCGCCGCCGTCAGCGCGATGCCGATGCCCAGCGTGGACCACACCATGCGCGACGGCCCGTTCACCGCGTTGGCCAGCCCGAACAGCGTCATGAACAGGCTGCCGATAGCCACCGGATACACGTAGATCCACTGCGGCAGGCCGATGGAGGTGGTCATGTTGTACGAGTCCAGCAGCAGCTCGCACGAAGAGGCGAAGAGGCTGGCCGACACGCCGACCACGATCCAGTTGCCGAACTGGATCAGCGCCGGCTGCCAGCGCGCCGGCAGCATGCCGCGGAACAGGTCGACGCCCACGTGCTGGCTGCGCGCCAGCACCGTGGCCGCGCC
This region includes:
- a CDS encoding MATE family efflux transporter; its protein translation is MRAPPEAPGTTGPSGMKGVPVAPVGAARPLWKVFLLFLAPMLLSNILQSLSGTLNNIYVGQMLGVGALAAVSSFFPVMFFFIAFIIGLGAGASVLIGQAWGARDAAKAKAVAGTTLTVGVLTGLVIAVFGGAFTTPMLASLGTPPDVLADSTRYARIMLIAMPGLFVFLLATAMLRGVGDTVTPLLTLMISTLIGLVVTPALIRGWGGLPQLGVASGAWASVLSFTVATIWLGFRLRQRKSPLAPDAEFMRNLRIQPQLLKAVLKIGVPTGVQMIVVALAEVVLLSMVNSYGSSATAAYGAVNQVVAYVQFPAISIAITASILGAQAIGAGRANRLGAIAKTALLMNVVLTGGLVVLGYLFSRHLMAFFITSEPVLEIAQTLLHIMLWSLVIFGMASALSGIMRASGSVLVPTLISIVCILGVEVPVAYAMSHRLGLDGIWIAYPVTFGAMLLLQTAYYQLVWRKKAIHRLV
- a CDS encoding VOC family protein: MQKIVPCLWFDRNGEDALKFYTAIFPNSRVTDKLLWGDTNPELKGSLLTATFELEGQEFMLINGGPQYKFTPAISMYLKCKTQAEVDNYWNKLLEGGGEPVQCGWITDRYGVSWQIVPDGLIQMFQDKDPAKAARAMQAMMKMVKLDIAEVRKAYDGA
- a CDS encoding serine hydrolase domain-containing protein; the encoded protein is MLACVIATLQQAHAADTTSFPDAAASDPARLGWMTGSPPPADRTLRFEDGSYFQFPAMRWSVSNFRQLMPTMNVSRGLGAPGKLAYALRSDIDALTFTPLGATAPMSWEQSLAATYTDGIVVLHRGRVVYERYFGVLKDDGQHGAMSVTKSVVGTLGAMLVAEGTLDAGKQVADYVPELSRSAFGNATVRQVLDMTTGLKFSEDYADPNAEVWAHAQAGNPLPKPKDYTGPRSYYEFLQTVQPEGRHGEAFGYKTVNSDVLGWVIARAAGRNVAQLLSERIWRRIGAEQDAYFSVDSIGTPFAGGGLNTGLRDLARFGEMLRNDGRFNGQQIVPKAAVDDIRNGGDKAAFAKADYPLLKGWSYRDMWWVTHNDHGAFMARGVHGQRIYVDPKAQMVIARFASHPVASNSANDPVTLPAFEALGRHLLGRGK
- a CDS encoding amidohydrolase family protein, with the protein product MEPTRNTRYAGACDCHVHIYEDRFPLIPNVAWVPPHSPVSAYREQVQQPLGIDRAVVVQPTGYGFDNSCTLDALAQFGNAARGIALVAPDVADAEIERLHAGGMRGVRYMMIGGVLGWASLEPMAARLANVDWMVNLQLDGRTMPEHEAVLKRLPCRLVLDHNGKFLEPVAPSHPSFQSLLRVLDSGRVWIKLSAPYETSKTGAPGYDDVSLLARTLAEQFPERCLWASNWPHPGRDPRPESAPLYDLLFSWATSEDARRRILVDNPAALYGF
- a CDS encoding NAD(P)-dependent oxidoreductase encodes the protein MTTVFVSHPQSKLAHYFGDRAAAALRAIAQVRFNPTDTDLSSARLAELAQDCDAIISYRQTAGDEALFAALPQLKAFVRCAIDIRNIDVASASRHGVLVTQASAGFIPSVSEWIVGVMIDLGRHISASSALYHAGQAAPPVMGRELRGSTLGVIGYGQIGRYLCDVALALGMRIVVHDPHTATERAEFVQVGFDDLLAQSDFVVCLAAATEATENLMNAAAFARMRPGAFFINASRGNLVDEDALLAALDAGTIAGCALDVGRAPDQMPSPRVAAHPRVIATPHIGGLTPPAVEHQAMETVSQLAEIFQGRAPKGAVNAAEAYRWQRAFVAEA
- a CDS encoding LacI family DNA-binding transcriptional regulator; protein product: MSRISDVAQRAGVSTSTVSNVLNGRSDRMAKETLARVEAAIRELKYRPNTSARQLKTGYTPLIGLLVPSMANPMYGFIAREVETLAQERYGFRIMIGNTYRDADKEAHFFEDLMAHGVRGVIIISSLVDEQHVEAAASRGLVVVSYDRRATPDASGGASVIDHVTVDSFESSRIATQHLIEQGHRRLAFVTPSGRTMSRSEKIAGFLAAARGAGLEGSAQVVEGLPVDEYGDSMMSELGRMQAGQLAASAMRPTGVIGVNDLLAFGLMAGFRDAGLSVPQDVSVVGIDNVFLSTLMHPAMTSVRVPVPEMAQVMVERVMSRLSDPSMPTQEFIFAPTLVARDSVAPPRG
- a CDS encoding TRAP transporter large permease subunit: MQPVHPVQPALGFDATHAAGRWLAWLMRMTEYVAGAVLAVDVVVVFVSVVFRYFLHDPFDWAEEVARALMVIQVFFGAATVLARSQHVGVDLFRGMLPARWQPALIQFGNWIVVGVSASLFASSCELLLDSYNMTTSIGLPQWIYVYPVAIGSLFMTLFGLANAVNGPSRMVWSTLGIGIALTAAVVAWNTLMSAHAIAPWALLAAGFFGGMALGMPIAFVLALSSLVFFMADPSLPMLVYSQQVMAGTDHYVLLAIPFFVLAGLLMEANGMSSRLIELLLRMFGRLRGGLGLITITATAFFSGVSGSKLADIAAVGGIIMPAVRKTKQDPNETAGLLACTAVMAETIPPCINMIIMGFVANISIAGLFMAGLVPAVVLAVSLAAVTIYVGTKINPDEAFDVRTPMFRLLGGALVALVMVAMIGKGVTSGVATSTEVSSFAVIYALVVGWLAFRELTVKSVARLFVRSASMAGGILFIVAAASSLSFALTIQQIPQYLSEFMIGFAHSYGSTMFVMLSVLIMIVFGAILEGAPALIIFGPLLTPIASQLGVNPLHFGTVMVIAMGFGLFAPPVGLGLFATCAITGTQVKDVARPMLKYLAVLFVTLVVLVLVPAFSTWLPMRMGM